Within the Trichoderma breve strain T069 chromosome 3, whole genome shotgun sequence genome, the region GAGCAGGCAGCGGAACCCCCCCCAAACAGGGCCGGATCGTGCATTTTCTTCAACTGCATCAGCAGCACACCAGTTTTCCGGACCTCGCTCTggtgcttctcctccttcgcaagaagaaatagaaagaCCGACTTGCGCGCCAGGAGGGCCATGCGATCTTAAGACGTCGTTACCCCCCCACAAAGTAGCAAAGACTACCCTCAGCGCCGCCAGTACTGTCCAGCACCCAAGCGACCAACATGTCACAGGTCGCCTCCCAGGTATGCATATTGCCTTGCATCCCGTCCCCTTTGCAATTCGTGGCTTGGCCGGTGTCGAGCTGCCGTCAGGcgttgttgagcttgagctaCACACATCGCGCCGACGGCTGGGCTGCCTCGCTGTCTCGAAATAGAGACACTGAGCTGATGCCGTCGTCGCAATATTTCGCTCGGAGCCGCTCTTTCTTGTATTTTTCCAATTTTTgtgttgctggtgctgacTGCCGCTTTGCTATAGAACCGGTTCGCCTACCTTGGTACTGACGCCCCTCCTCCCGCAAATTTTACTTTGACCCTCACCCCTCCAACGAACCCCGCCGCGATAGAATCGTTAAGCGCAGGTCACTGACCGAAGTTTTCCCCCCTGCAGGCAACGACTCCGATGGCGAGGAGAAGCCCGTCGTCCCTGTCAAGACCGTCGACAAGGCCACAACCCGCACTACTAAGCGCAATGTCGAGCCTCAGGCCCCCCAGGCCCCTGTGAGGACTGGCGGCAACCGCCGTGGTGGCCCCGGCGGAAGCGAGGGCGGTAAGTTGCCCTGTCTCAGTCCCTTGGTTCGGTGGCGCTGCCGAGGTCGTGGCGCCGTCCGGCAGATGTGAGGTATTGATGCTAATTGCCGACATGCAGCTTTCCGTGACCGCGCCGCCGGTCGGGAACGCAACCAGGGCCGTTCCACCGAGGAGACCCCTAGAGATGGTCCTCGTGGTGGCCAGGGTGCTCGCGTCCGTGGTGGTGAGTGAATTTGAATTCCATTTAGAATCCTTTTCGAGGGATTTTGCGGCACTAGCCAAGTATTTATACTAACACGGGACAAGGACGTGGCGGACGATTCCCCCGTGATCGTGACGACAGACATCCTCACAAGTCCGGTACCACCACGTAAGTTTTATGTCTCTCTGGCTACCTCCTTACCAGCTATGTCATACTGACTATTTTCTGCTTTCAAGTGGCTCCGATAAGCAAGCAGCTCAGTCTTGGGGTGCCACCGAAGGCAATGCCGAGCTTAAGGACGAGCAGGCCGGTGAGGCCATCGCTGAGtctgagaagaaggatgagcaGCCCGAGGAGGCCGCTGAGCCCGAGGAGCCTGAGGACAAGAGCATCTCCTACACCGACTACCTCGCCCAGcaggcggagaagaaggccgcccTTGAGTCTGAGCTTAACATCCGCTCCGCCAACGAGGGTAGCAAGCTCGACAAGAAGTGGGCCAACGCTAAGCCcctcgagaaggaggaggatgacttTATTGCCGCCTCCGgtggcaagaagcagcgcgAGCGTGAGCGCAAGGTGAAGCAGACTGTCGACTTCGACCCCCGCTTCGTCGAGCCCGAGCGAACCCGTGGCGGTGGCCgtggtggccgtggtggtCCTCGTGGAGGCCGTGGCGGCGAGCGTGGCCGTGGCGGAAACTTCCGCGGTGGACGTGGTGGCCAGGGCGCTTCTATCAACACCAGCGACCAGTCTGCCTTCCCCAGCCTCGGCGGCAACTGAATTGCCTGCGACTCATGAAGTCCTCAAAGACCCTTTCCTTGGCTGATGGACTGGGCACTTTATCTCGCTTCCCACATctagagagaaaagaaaaaaatccccAATGTGTGTGGAGGACGCTTAAGCCTTTTATGTTTTGATAGTTGatcaaaaaaaagaagaaaaagtttGACCATGTATTCTCGACGGTTTGGTCGTTCCGCTGGGTGTCGATGGGACTCAATTTTACAAATGGCTGAATTGTGCTGTATTCCCCCTTTTCCTaagtctccttttttttttaaacttagGTATATTTGCACACCAAGTGGTTTCCcctcctttctttccccGTACTTAGGGAAGGaatggggagagagaaaaaacgGAAAAGAAGTTAACgttatttttattctttttcccttttttgaAATTGACGTTGCGGAGAGTGAGAAGTGTCTTTGAtaccccccttttctctgtTTCCGCTTCGCCGGTGAAATGGACTCCATGGGCCAAGGCTACGCCACACTTTATGATCTCTCGTTTGCTATCTCAAAGTGGTCTTTTGCAAGAATTTGAGTTTTAGTAGGCTGGATGACGGAGCTAGGCCTTCAGTTAGGCGTCAAACGATGCAATCTATGAGAATCTTGTAGCCTCTCGTACTGCCGTAACAGATCGTATATATCGGGTACAAAGGTTACTACTACACAAGAACGAAGAAGCCTGTTAACGGATTGCGTTACAGTTTGTAATTCATATACGGCCATTGTGTATAACTGGCTATCTGGCCTATGGCCTTATTGTGACCCTCATTTTCTCTGCAAGAGTATCCTTATCATCGTAAATGCAAATATCAGCCGTTGCATATATATTCCCATAGTTCCCCAAGCAAACAACATTCagtttcatcttttttttagTCCATTTTAGATCTCGTTTTacgttttttcttttcataaGCTAGTCAAACAAGACTTTACGCCTTGAGGACcttgacaagctcctcgacgaTCTTGTCGCCGGCCTCCTTGGTGCCGGAGCTGCCGCCCATGTCCTTTGTCCTCAGACCGCCGTCAATGGCGTTTCTgacggcggcctcgacggccttggcctccttgggCAGGTTGAGAGAGTATCTCAGCATCATTGCCACGGACAGGATTGTGCCGATGGGGTTGACGATGCCCTTGCCGGAGATGTCAGGGGCAGAACCTATTCCATTCGATTAGCTTTGTAAGAAACAGATAAGTTGGGATAGTTAACGAACCATGTATGGGCTCGTACACGCCATTGCACTTAGACTTTCCATCAGGAATGCCGGTCAAGCTGGCACTGGGCAACAAGCCAATGCTGCCGGGGATCACACTGGCCTCATCGCTGATGATGTCACCAAACAGATTGCTGGTTACAACCACGCCGTTGAGGCCACGAGGGTTCTTGACCATGATCATGGCAGCACTGTCGATGAGCTGGTGCTCAATCGTCAGATCAGGGAATTCTTTAGCAAACGTCTCCGTCATGACCTTGCGCCACAGCCGGCTGGTGGCAAGGACATTGGCCTTGTCCAGCGACCAGACCTTGGTCTCGCCACGGCCGCGAGCCAGGAAGCCGGCCAGGCGAGCCACACGCTCAATCTCAACTCGGGAGTAAGGCTCGGTGTCCCAGGCACTGCCAgagccatcatcttcttttcggTCACCGAAGTAGATCCCTCCAGTTAACTCTCTGACAATGACAAAGTCTGTGCCGCGGCACACCTCGGCCTTGAGAGGAGAGTACTCGACGAGAGCTTCGGAAGCGAAGAAGCACGGGCGGAGGTTTCCGTACGTGCCCATCTCCTTTCGCAGCCTCAGGAGGCCCTGCTCTGGACGAACAGCACCGGTACCCCATTTGGGACCTCCGATGGCGCCGAGGAGAACGGCGTcggcggcattggcggcggcgagagCTTCGTCTGTTAGGGGAGAGCCGGTCGCATCGATGGAGCACTGGGGAGATTCATGGTTAGCTTTGAGATTGAAAGAGGACGAGATAGAGAGTGAGCTTACGCCTCCTAGAAGATGATCTTGCAGGTTGAATTTGCCGGCGCTGGGACTGTGttgctcaatggccttgaggacCTAAGCCAGTGTAACCAAAAGTCAGCGTCGACGTCATGAGCAGAGCTAGCAAAGCGcgggaagatgatgcagtGCGATGCGATACGTCCGTGGAATAGCTTCAGTTTGCACGAACCTTGATTCCCTCAGCTACAACCTATATTTCCAGAACAAACAAGACATCTGGTCAGCATAAATATCTCCAAATTTCGAGGGATACAGGCCATACCTCAGGACCAGCATGGTCTCCCGCAAACACGACAATGTTGTGCTCCGCCATCGTATCTAGAAAAAACGGTCGTTTGTGATTTCAAAGGATAAGTGACTGAATCAAATAAAGAGTAAGAGGATTAGAAGGAGATAGGATGAATTGTTTTAAGCTTTTCTGTCGTTGAGAATTGGAGAAATTGAGAAAGCAGAGTGGCCTAATAAGCAATCAAATACCAAAAAGTATAGCTCCTCTGTGCCGAAGTCGGAAGGCCGACACACGGAGAGCTCGTCTGCCCCGCTTTCGGGTGGCTTTGATTTGCTCGGCTTCAAAGAGATAGAAACTACAAAagttgctgtgctgtgcgATATGGAATTGGCTGGAATAACATGAAGATTGTCACAGGCTTTTTTAGATAATTGGGCCGGGAATAGCCAGGATTTGCCTTGAAGTGCCGAGAGGGATCGACTTGGAACCTTTTGTTACTGCTGGTCATTTCTATGGTGTTGCGGGGTTGGCCAGATagcaaagcagcagcaatcatAGGTAATTGGCAGCTCGGCATGTACTTTGTAGGTAGTCTCGAGGGTAAATACCGTAGGCACGCATTACAAAGGGTGCATTTGAGCCTCATTAAACATTGATGTATACAGGTAGTTTAGGCATCAGCCAACCAGTGATCGCCGAGTCTCGTGACGCTCCCAGCCTCGCGTCTCTCCTGGGTGTCAGTAATTTTGTCGAATCTCATTGAATACATGTCATTGCACCCACCAAGATTCAGCAACACTGCCCTTTTCTTGTCGAGCATGCGTCGATTTAATatcagcagcaacacatTTTACAGCGATGCCCACATTAGCCAGGGGGACATGAACTGGCGCCAACCGGCTCGACCTGCCGTCTGCCGTGTTCCTTATTTCCGTAATAAAAATCTGGTCGGTCGTCCAGATCTCATGAATGAGCTCAACAGGCTCCTACCGCAGGAATCAACAGGTTACCGTAGTGCTGCTCTCTGGGGTAGAGCCGGGTCAGGGTAAGTATCGGCGTCCACGTCTCGGTATACATAGTTATTCAAAAAGCACAGGAAAACGCAGCTTGCGCTCGAATATGCATATCGGCGATTTGATAATGATAAAAACTGCTTTGTGTTTTGGGTAAATGCTGAGACTCAGGGAACTTTTTTACAAGATTTTGAATCTATCGGGCAAACATTGGATATATTCAAAACATACCTCACAACCATAGATCTATTGAGGGCTGTCCGCGATCAAATTGAAGCACTGCCAAAGTGGGTGCTTATCCTCGACAATGCTGACGACTTGCGACTGCTTGGCGTTAatcaagaagcagagcagataAGGAACTTGATTCGGTACATTCCTCGGGCATCCAATGGAACAGTGTTGTGGACCTCTCGCGATGCCCATATTGCAGGGACACTTGTACCCCCAGCACAATGCATTGAGGTTGCAAGCATGACATCCAATGAAGCGAAGGAGCTCTTGAAAAAAACCAGAAATCTGAGAAAGAGTACAGAAGAAGTACAAGaagtacaagaagaagaagttgagacCGCTGCCTTGTTAGAGAAGCTTTTGTGGCTTCCGTTGGCCATCACGCAAGTCGGCGCATATATGAGACggacatcaacatcagccaaggaatatttatatttattagAGCAAGGCCGGAAAAGGTGGGATACTTTAGACGAGTACGACGAACATCGGAGGCTTCCTTTGCTCAAGCAGGCTGTAACCGATGTCAAGCAACCACCAAGCTGCCATTTTCTAGTTCCCATCAAACGGAGCCCATACTTCACTGGCAGAGAAGATCTTTTATGGGCCCTTCTAATGAGGATGCGGCCCCGTTTGGGAGATTTCGATGATTGCCAGAAGACCATTATTGAAGGCCCTGAGGGTATCGGCAAGACGCAGGTTGCCCTGGAGGCTGCCTATCGTCTCCATGCCAAGGATCCAAGTTGCTCTATCTTCTGGGTGTCAGCGAAAGATACAATAAGTTTAGAAAACTCTTACTACAATATTGGCGAAAAACTCAACATTGAAGGACTTGACAATGACGGAGCTAACATCAACCTGCTTGTGCGGATCGCCTTGGATAAAGAAATCAGCGGTCCTTGGCTCTT harbors:
- a CDS encoding isocitrate/isopropylmalate dehydrogenase domain-containing protein; translated protein: MAEHNIVVFAGDHAGPEVVAEGIKVLKAIEQHSPSAGKFNLQDHLLGGCSIDATGSPLTDEALAAANAADAVLLGAIGGPKWGTGAVRPEQGLLRLRKEMGTYGNLRPCFFASEALVEYSPLKAEVCRGTDFVIVRELTGGIYFGDRKEDDGSGSAWDTEPYSRVEIERVARLAGFLARGRGETKVWSLDKANVLATSRLWRKVMTETFAKEFPDLTIEHQLIDSAAMIMVKNPRGLNGVVVTSNLFGDIISDEASVIPGSIGLLPSASLTGIPDGKSKCNGVYEPIHGSAPDISGKGIVNPIGTILSVAMMLRYSLNLPKEAKAVEAAVRNAIDGGLRTKDMGGSSGTKEAGDKIVEELVKVLKA